The following proteins come from a genomic window of Actinomycetes bacterium:
- a CDS encoding HoxN/HupN/NixA family nickel/cobalt transporter: protein MSVDTGQRPTGPTAHQEKRRIHFTREEVPRLALMLGFVAALHVIGWGLFVHYNSIPQIHNAVGSGGTLVYAGAGALAYTLGMRHAFDADHISAIDDTTRYLLQKGKQPLAVGLFFSLGHSTVVFTFIIALTVAAQKATAFQHAFEGTGGIIGTLVSGTFLYLIAALNFVVLRGILQAWRQAKAGTYSPEELDELLAKRGLMNRVFKGRYNQFINHSWQMFPVGLLFGLGFDTATQVGLIAIAGTTAIAGGLPAMAVIALPILFAAGMSLMDTLDGIFMSKAYGWAFVSPVRKIYYNITTTSLSIFVAFAIGTVEIAALLIDQTGLTGQPWSTIAGIDINKAGQIIVGIFLVVWIGAVANWKLRRLDERYAFEAPPVS from the coding sequence GTGAGTGTTGACACCGGCCAGCGGCCAACGGGACCGACCGCCCATCAGGAGAAACGCCGGATCCACTTCACCCGGGAGGAGGTGCCGCGGCTGGCTCTCATGCTCGGGTTCGTGGCCGCGCTCCACGTCATCGGCTGGGGGCTGTTCGTCCACTACAACTCCATCCCGCAGATCCACAACGCCGTGGGCTCCGGGGGCACCTTGGTCTACGCAGGTGCCGGTGCGCTCGCCTACACGCTGGGGATGCGGCACGCCTTCGACGCCGACCACATCTCGGCCATCGACGACACCACCCGGTACCTGCTGCAGAAGGGCAAGCAGCCGCTCGCGGTGGGCCTGTTCTTCTCGCTGGGGCACTCCACCGTGGTGTTCACCTTCATCATCGCGCTCACCGTCGCCGCCCAGAAGGCCACGGCGTTCCAGCACGCGTTCGAGGGCACCGGCGGGATCATCGGGACGCTGGTGTCCGGGACCTTCCTCTACCTGATCGCGGCGCTGAACTTCGTCGTGCTGCGCGGCATCCTGCAGGCGTGGAGGCAGGCCAAGGCCGGCACGTACTCGCCCGAGGAGCTCGACGAGCTGCTGGCGAAGCGCGGTCTGATGAACCGGGTGTTCAAGGGTCGGTACAACCAGTTCATCAACCACTCCTGGCAGATGTTCCCGGTGGGGCTGCTGTTCGGGCTGGGCTTCGACACCGCCACCCAGGTGGGCCTCATCGCGATCGCCGGGACGACGGCGATCGCCGGCGGGCTGCCCGCCATGGCCGTCATCGCGCTGCCGATCCTGTTCGCAGCCGGGATGTCGCTGATGGACACCCTGGACGGGATCTTCATGTCCAAGGCCTACGGCTGGGCTTTCGTGTCGCCCGTGCGCAAGATCTACTACAACATCACCACGACCAGCCTGTCGATCTTCGTCGCGTTCGCCATCGGGACCGTCGAGATCGCCGCCCTGCTCATCGACCAGACCGGTCTCACCGGGCAGCCGTGGAGCACCATCGCCGGCATCGACATCAACAAGGCCGGTCAGATCATCGTCGGGATCTTCCTGGTCGTGTGGATCGGCGCCGTGGCGAACTGGAAGCTGCGCCGCCTCGACGAGCGCTACGCGTTCGAGGCGCCGCCGGTCAGCTGA